A single window of Camarhynchus parvulus chromosome 9, STF_HiC, whole genome shotgun sequence DNA harbors:
- the SIAH2 gene encoding E3 ubiquitin-protein ligase SIAH2, with translation MSRPSSAGPGPSKPCGKQQQHAPSPAAVLPGTEGASPPPPPPPPLPPPQQQQQQQQQELTSLFECPICFDYVLPPILQCQAGHLVCKQCRQQLSLCPTCRGSLTPNIRNLAMEKVASAVLFPCKYATTGCSLTLHHTEKPKHEAICEYRPYSCPCPGTSCDWEGSLEAVMSHLMHAHKSITTLQGEDIIFLATDINLPGAVDWVMMQSCFGHHFMLVLKKQEKCEGHQQFFATVLLIGTRKQAENFQYRLELHGSCHRLTWEASPCSIHDGVHVAIRNSNCLVFDTATAHLFADNGNLGINVTISMCCP, from the exons ATGAGCCGCCCGTCCTCCGCCGGCCCCGGCCCTAGCAAGCCTTGcggaaagcagcagcagcacgccCCGTCCCCCGCCGCCGTCCTGCCGGGGACCGAAGGGGCTTCTCCGCcgcctccccctcctcctcctcttcctcccccccagcagcagcaacagcagcagcagcaggagctgaccTCGCTCTTCGAGTGCCCCATCTGCTTCGACTATGTCCTGCCGCCTatcctgcagtgccaggccGGGCACCTGGTGTGCAAGCAATGCCGGCAGCAGCTGAGCCTCTGTCCCACCTGCCGGGGCTCCCTCACCCCCAACATCAGGAACCTGGCCATGGAGAAGGTGGCCTCGGCTGTCCTCTTCCCATGCAAG TATGCCACAACAGGCTGCTCCCTGACCCTCCACCacacagaaaagccaaaacatGAAGCCATCTGTGAGTACCGTCCCTACTCCTGCCCGTGCCCTGGTACCTCCTGTGACTGGGAGGGATCCTTGGAAGCCGTGATGTCCCACCTCATGCATGCCCACAAAAGCATTACCACTCTTCAGGGAGAAGACATCATTTTCCTTGCCACAGACATTAACCTGCCAGGGGCAGTGGACTGGGTGATGATGCAGTCGTGCTTTGGTCACCACTTCATGCTGGTGCTGAAGAAACAGGAGAAGTGTGAAGGTCACCAGCAGTTTTTTGCCACCGTGCTGCTCATTGGCACCCGTAAGCAGGCAGAGAACTTTCAGTACAGACTGGAGCTGCACGGCAGCTGCCACCGGCTGACCTGGGAGGCgtctccctgctccatccacGACGGCGTGCACGTGGCCATCCGCAACAGCAACTGCCTCGTTTTTGATACAGCCACTGCACACCTCTTTGCTGACAACGGAAACCTCGGCATCAACGTGACAATTTCTATGTGTTGCCCGTGA
- the MINDY4B gene encoding inactive ubiquitin carboxyl-terminal hydrolase MINDY-4B, producing MGDRGAGSAAPTALQEIASRISDLSKWREIFSFRGLKINSTTHQHGRSSPGHGPPGAGESPGSEPPCTVPRPLLLPQGMGGRPISLDTAMRLQQLLFRSTAPLFSCEWAAAHFSFHPPHSHLAYALQAGKGGTRAILAAVQAHIISYLLFTRETECTHLERLRRLGRREQGQALATALAETLWAAGGGGRAVVCLVTAPVTTMPCEGYRANSFTERIQLFEFSEKAAAQEFISDHINCFKGEGSHGVILFLYSLLFSRTLERVQEDLGDASPLLNISSGNITCTEAVLSLLLTGRASPRQLGGGGREPEPGAGDGGGEEPCPRGPVGFLRWERARRQRQVSPGLRTPWLPVWLCSLSGRHSVLFGTDSRLLSDWKAERIFHLYFYSGQQEQTQNAHLTIDTHSHHWEEAQREGPCSRGRRHPALEMAIRTKWAGATISWNGTDPFF from the exons CACGGACggagcagccctggccatgGACCGCCCGGAGCCGGGGAGTCCCCGGGGTCAGAGCCCCCCTGCACCGTCCCCCggcccctcctgctcccccagggcaTGGGCGGCCGCCCCATCTCCCTGGACACGGCCATG aggctgcagcagctgctcttcaggAGCACGGCCCCCCTGTTCAGCTGCGAGTGGGCAGCAGCGCACTTCAGCTTCCACCCGCCGCACTCCCACCTGGCCTACGCGCTGCAGGCAGGAAAG GGAGGAACAAGAGCCATTCTGGCAGCTGTACAAGCACACATCATCTCATACCTGCTCTTCACAAGAGAGACAGAATGTACTCACCTGGAAAG gctgcgCCGGCTGGGGcgcagggagcaggggcaggcGCTGGCCACGGCCCTGGCAGAGaccctgtgggcagcaggaggaggcggCAGAGCTGTCGTGTGCCTCGTCACTGCCCCTGTCACCACGATGCCATGTGAAGGCTACAGAGCCAACAGCTTCACAGAGAGA ATCCAGCTGTTCGAGTTCTCAgagaaagctgctgctcaggagttCATCTCTGATCACATAAACTGT ttcaaaGGTGAAGGAAGCCATGGAGTGATCctatttttatacagtttaCTTTTCTCTAGGACACTTGAAAg GGTCCAAGAGGATTTGGGTGACGCATCTCCTCTGTTGAACATCAGTTCTGGAAACATCACCTGTACGGAG GCCgtgctcagcctgctcctgaCGGGACGGGCGAGCCCGCGGCagctcggcggcggcggccgggagCCGGAGCCCGGCGCTGGGGACGGCGGAGGCGAGGAGCCGTGCCCGCGGGGCCCCGTGGGCTTCCTGCGCTGGGAGCGGgcgcggcggcagcggcag GTGAGCCCCGGGCTGCGGACGCCCTGGCTGCCCGTGTGGCTGTGCAGCCTCTCGGGCAGGCACAGTGTGCTCTTCGGCACCGACAGCCGGCTGCTCTCCGACTGGAAAGCCGAGAGAATTTTTCACCTGTACTTCTacagtgggcagcaggagcagaccCAAAATGCCCACCTGACGATAG ACACTCATTCGCATCACTGGGAAGAGGCTCAGAGAGAAGGTCCCTGCAGCCGAGGGAGGaggcacccagccctggagatgGCAATCAGGACTAAGTGGGCAGGTGCAACCATCAGCTGGAACGGGACAGACCCCTTCTTctga